CTCTTAGAGCCCTTTGGTTTCGCGCTTTCGGAATGTGAACTGTTGCAGAGCGCCGAAAATGATACTTTCAGAGTCATGCTGCGATCGTCCGACCGCAATATTGCAGACGACAGCGGATTTCTGTTGCGCATCCATGGCTATCAAACCGCCGAGTCTGTCGACGAGGAATGTGAGTGGTTGGAGTACGTTAGGGCTGTTACCCCTGTGCGGGTACCGGAGCCATACCGATTGTTTAGTGATGGCTGGGCCGGAGTGGTAGGCGTCGCCGGCCCTCGTGCTGGGCGCGCTTTCTCCCTGCTTCGCTGGGTGCCAGGGACGGCAATGGATGGCAGTAGGCCGAATGGCGCAGAATTTCGGCGGTTGGGAGAACTCACGGCGCGCCTACATGTGGCAGCTCGAAGCTGGCCCTCAGCCAAGCTGGCTGGTCGGCCTACTTGGGACGCGGCCGGTTTGTTCCTCGGAGTAAATGGATTTGGTTGTATCGATAGTGCGGGATGGAAGGCCATTCCCTCGCATTGCGATCGGCAATTTCGATGGACTGTCAGATATTTGACTCAGTTGCTTGAGGGCCTGCGTGGTAGCCCTGATGCGATGGGACTAATCCATGGGGACATGCATTTCGGAAACGCCATTGACATGGAAGACTCCCTCGCCATCATCGATTTCGATGACTGCGGCACCGGCTTCTTGGTCTACGACATTGCATCCTCGCTACGCCCTTGGCGCTTCGACATTGATTGGCCAACACTCAAGTCTGTCTACTGCCGAGGGTACGAATCTGTGTGCGAACTCCCGATAGGTATCGAGTTGCTGGATGCATTCATCGTTGCACGTCATCTGGCGACTACGCTTTGGGCCGCAAGTCGATGCGAGACCTGCCCGGCGCTTGCCCAGACCTTGCCGGCGCGACTAGCCGCTACTGCGAACGCCATCGCGGCGCTGCTGCCCGTTGACACAACAATCGAAGCGCCGAGCGGCTCGGAGGTGGCCGGACTATGAGCAGTGTGCCTTTGAATTCGCTGCTCAGTCGGCATGAAGGTAGAAGGGGCTTTGTGATCGGCACCGGAATGTCGGTCTCGATTCTTCTCGACCAGTTCGGATACGACGCAAACAATCTGAGACAGGAAGTGGTCGTAGGTTGCAAGCAAGTACATCGAAGAGTTCCGCTGACTTATTGGCTGTCCATGGACTTGCCGTTCTTCGAGCGAGAACATGTTGCGATTGCAAGCAGTCCGTTTGTCAAGTTTGCCCCCGTGGGGGCGGGCCGGGTCGGCGCCCAGCGTGTTCCAGGATTGATCGAGCTGGCAGGCGAACACTCGGGGCCGAGGCCGACTGTGCCGGAGACGTTCAATGACCTGGCGTTGGCCGAAGATACGGGTCTCGTTGCGCTCCAGATCGCGTACCTGCTTGGCCTTAATCCTATCTACGTTATTGGACTTGGAGATCGCATCCACGAAGGGCGAATGCACTTTCATGACGAATCACGTCGGCCGTTGACGCATACCGTGGCCGACAGCATGGGGAAGGCAGTTGTAGACTTCGTCAGAAGCCTCCAAACAGTCGGGGTCGCCGTTCGATCGTGTTCACCAATCTCAGTGCTAAACGAGGTGGCGCCCTACGTTGATATTCGATCGATTTCCTCTCCGGGGGGAAGCAAGTCATGAAGGCGGTGATGCTTGCAGCCGGTCGGGGTAGTCGATTGAATTCCATTACGGATGCTTGTCCGAAAAGCCTTGTGGACGTGGGAGGCACGCCCCTCCTTTTGCGAACTCTGGAGGCCCTGAAGCGCAGCTCCGTTTCGGAGGTGGTCGTGATCGTCGGCTATCTTCATGAGCAAATGAGCCGAGCCATTCGCGAGCGCTTTGACGAAGAATTCTGCCGGATTGTCCGAAACCCCGACTACTCAAGGGGGAGTGGATCATCGTTGCGGTGCGCGGCCGACCATCTTGACGAAGATGTTTTGCTGATGGAGGCAGATCTTCTTCTCGATCGTCGCGCCATCGGGCGGATGCTTCAGGTGGAGAATGGTCTTGCAATGGGGCGCTTCCAGCAGGGTGGTCGAGAGGGCAAGATCACAGCGAAGGAGGGGATCATTACGCGGATGGAATGGGGGGACCAATCTACACCAGCGAGCGGGGATTGGGTCGGGTTAACAAAGCTCTCGGGGAACGCTGCATCCTTCTTGAGGCGGCGCCTTAGAGAAACCGAGGCGATGGTGGAGGAGGAGTTCCAATACTACACGACCTACGTCTTCGAGTTGGTGGACCAGTTCGAATTTAGGGCTGTCGATATCGACGATCTGGCTTGGATCGAGATTGACAACGAGGGCGATCTGAGCCGGGCGCGGCGACATGTTGCGCCGTGCATCGACTCCGCAGTCGAGAATTGAATTGCAGGGCTTGGCCGGCTCAATTGCATCTCGACCACACAACATGCCGTATAAGAGATCTCCTAGACAATGACGAGGCTACAAACGTCGATCGAAAACGCGGATATGCAATGCACGCTTGCCCGTCATTTGGATGCGTCCGTCATTGAGGGCGTTGGCAGGTATTTGCGTGCCGCGGGGCTGGGCGACGCGATCGATTTTGAGCGGAGAATGCAATTCGATCGCTTCGAGCCCTGGATGTGTGGAGCATCGACGCAGGAAGGGGCCGCCGCATCGCTCTATGAAACACTGCACTGCGGGCGCGCCTCTCGTTCCGCCTACATTCCGCCCCCTCAGCTGAACGCGCTAAGCGAATGCAATCTCGCTCAGTTCAGCGATGGCGAGATGCTGCCCGGACGATGGCGTCTGTCGCATTTCAGAAATCTATTCTGCGCGTCAGATGTTGCTCCAAGCCGAGCTTCGCAAGTCTATGTCGGGGACGACTCTTTGCTATTTTCCCGCTTTCTCCTTTCGCAGCCGCGAATGGATCGCGGCCTGGATATTGGTTCCGGCAGCGGACTTTCCACAGTCGCCCTAGCTCAAAATTGCAGGGACGTGGTCGGCATTGATGTCGTCGCAGAATGCTCAGACGCCGGGTATCTTACAGCGGGCCTTAATGGGGTGAGTTCGCGTTGCTCCTTCTTGGCAAGCGCAGTGGAGGAATTTACGCCACAAACCAGATTCGACATAGTGGCTGCAAATCCGCCCGGAGTCCCCGTGCCCGCTGGTATCACCTATAGTCCGGCCGGAAACGGCGGCAAGGATGGTACAGTGAACGTCCTGCGCTTTCTTGAGGCTGGAGCGGAGTTTTGCCGAGGAGATGGCATGCTCGCGATGCGCTTCCAATCGGTTGGAAACGATCGTGAAATCTTTGCTATACGAACAATCGCCGATCTAGCGCGAGCGAGGCGTTGGGACGTCGAGTTCTTCACCGACATTTTGGTGCCGATAGAAGTTCGAACCGCGCTGACGGTTCGCAATGCGCAGTCGCTCAATCCCGAAATTCCAAAGGACACGCTTCTTGGGCGCCTTGACCAAGAAATGAAGCACCTGGGTGCAACAACGTATAGTTCATCGTCGTTGCGCGTTCGGTTGGGAGGGAGTGGCCAAGTGACGAGCCAGGCTTGCCACACGGGCTTGTCACTGGATGCGCGAATCCGTAATCGGCGATCCGTCCTTACACGGTCTGACATCGATTCTACGCTTCAGAAATTCATTGTGGCAATCGGAAACATGCCGGGAATTTATTGGCGACTGGCTGATTGGACCGAACTTACGAAAATGATTCGGGAGTTCGAAACAGTTTGCCAATCAATCGTCGGAGCAGAATCTCCCCGCGAAGCGTTAGCACTAGTCTATCCCCATTCTCTGAGCGGCCCGTACGTCCGCCCCCGCGCACTCGCGATTCCGTTCTTGGCAGCGGTTCAGTCATTGTGTCTCACGGGGGCCATCAAGATCGAGAGGGAAATACATGCAGCTTCCCATTAGGATCGTCACGGACAATCCGCTCGACCCACAGGTGAGGCAGATGATTGCCGAAAGCGACGAGTACTACTCTGACCTATATCCGGCGGAGAGCAATCACCTTTTCGATCCGGTTTCCCTCTGTGCACCTAACATCTCATTCTACGCGGCCCGTAGGGGGGAGGACATAGTTGGTTTCGGCGCGGTCGTCGCGATGGATGGATACGGCGAAATAAAGCGAATGTTCGTCGACCCGAAGGCTCGTGGAGAAGGAGTGGGACGGCGCCTTTTGGAGGAAATAGAGCGCCGCGCTGTGGCGCTAGGGCTGCCGGTGTTGCGCCTTGAGACTGGGGTTCGGCAACCGGAGGCGATCTCACTTTATCGGACGCATGGCTTTCACGAGATTGCGCCATTCGGAGATTACAAAATAGATCCGCTCAGTTTGTTTATGGAAAAGAACTTGCCGACGCAAATGGCGATTAGCTGACGAGATATGGAAGTCGCTCGTTCCACTCATGCAAATCCGGCCAGAGCTATGGCAAGTCTGCCCACTAATGACATTTGTGCCGCTTCTAGACTCGCCGACCATCTCAGCGGTCGCCAAGCTTCGCTTACGGACCTTCGTCGGGCACTGCACGCCTGTCCGGAGTTGGGGTACAAGGAGGTTCAGACGGCCTCAACGATCGCGGAACAGCTGCGGGCGATCGGGGTAGACGAAATTCACCAGGGCATCGCCGGAACGGGTATTGTCGGGGTCCTACGCGGTGAAGAGGGCGATGGGCCTGTCGTCGGATTGAGAGCCGAACTAGATGCTCTAGCCATGGAAGAAGCGAACGAGTTCTCGTGGCGGTCGAAGAGGCCGGGCGTAATGCATGCTTGTGGTCACGATGGACATATGGCTGCTCTGGTGGGAGCGATGGATTACCTAGCCAAACACCGACAGTTCTCGGGCAAGATCTGCGCGATATTTCAGCCGGCAGAAGAGGGGGGCGCGGGAGCCAAAGCCATGATAGATGAGGGGCTGCTAGAGCGGTTCGCACTCTCGAGCGTTTATTCCATTCACAATGCACCATGGGTTCCGTTTGGCGAAGTTGTCGCGAATGCTGGACCAATGATGGCGGCGGCCGACCGATTGGAAATTCTCGTTGAGGGGGCCGGCGGCCATGGCGGGATACCGCACAAGGGCACCGACGCGATCCTCGCCGCGGCAGCAGTTATCCAGTCTGTGCAGAGCATTGTTTCCCGCAATATCGATCCGCTCGATGCTGCGGTTATCAGTTTTGGGGGAATTTCGGCCGGGAGCATGGAACAGTATAACGTCCTTCCCGGATGTGTTCGAATCATTGGTACCGTGAGGACATTCCGGCCAGAGATCCAAGATCTGATCGAGGATCTACTCCACCGTACCGCCGCGAACACTGCGTCCGCATTCGGCGCAAAGGCGAGCGTGAAATTTACGCGCCGTTATCCAGCGACCGTCAACGCTCGGGAAAAGGCCCAAATCGTATTGGGAGTAGCCGAGAGCCTCTTTGGAAGTCAAAGGACTCACACGGATTTGCCACCTAGCACAGCTGGCGAAGACTTTGCGTTCATGCTGCAGGCGGTGCCCGGCGCCTACATTTGGCTCGGACAGGGCAACGGAGAGCAGCCAGAGAGTCTCCATAGCCCACGCTATGATTTTGATGATCGCTTAATTGTGCCCGCGGCAGCGCTCTTTGTACGCCTAGCCGAGAAGGAGCTTGAGGCTCGGCGAGCGTAGCCCTTGCACGGAAGATCTTTCAAAACATCGACCGTCAAGCCGATTGCCCGAGCGATGGCCGTTGCCTCAACGCAAACAGCCAAGATTAATGAGATGCCGCGGCCAAGGCGCAGTTGAGGATGTGAGGTTTGGGATGACAATGTACCTAGGGACTTTGGCTAGCATTGCTCTGATGCAGCTGCTAGGCGCAGCAAGTCCAGGGCCCAACTTTTTCATTGTTACGAGCTATTCGTTAGCCGGATCGCTGAGACGCGGCCTATTGGCTGTAGCCGGCATTCTGGCCGGTTCTCTGTGTTGGGCCCTGTTGGCCGCAGCCGGCCTGGGTGTGCTGGTGACCGCGATGCCTTCGCTTTATGCCGCCCTTCGAATTGCAGGCGCAGCTTACCTGATCTGGGTTGGGGTAAAGATGCTATTTGGTACTAGCCGATCCCGAAGCGGCGCGTCCAAACTTGAAACAATCGACACGGATTGGCAGGTGGTTCGTGCGGGCTTCTTGACAAACATGGCAAATCCAAAGTCAATCGCGTACTACTCAAGCATATTCGTAGCAGTATTTCCTGCCGATCCGCCAACTTGGTTGTTCTGGGCCGCAGTGAGCACTGCGGTGACGGTCTCAGCAGTGTGGTGGATTTCGGTGGCAGCCCTGTTTTCGCTTGTGCCAGTGCGCCGCGCGTATGAACGATTCAAAGCCAAGATCAATACCATCCTTGGGATAGCGTTGATCTGTCTCGGCCTTCGCATGGCCATTTTTCGCTGATGCTGCATCGGACGATGCACGCCGAGTGATAGCGGCTGCATACGCAACTGACATTCAGTTGAGATAGCGCTAGCGGGAGCATTGCCTAACTAGGGGCGGCGTGTTTTTGTCGGCATCCGCGCTTTTCGAGGCTCTCGGCTGAGCGCATGCTGCAAATGCCCCCGATCTCCGCGGAATTCTTTGCAAGCGTCCCAGTCAGCCGGCGCGCTGACCAGTAGGTCTTGGTCGCGTTACAGAAATTATAACGATATTTCAAATGACAAACGAGTTCGCAGTTTTATTCTGAATGGCGCGCCAAGATCAGCCGACCATTTCGATCGAATGCAGCGCGCACCGGTCGCGCAATGCATGCTCCGTGGCTTTCGCTTCGAAGGCGTGCCAGCGATCGATCGCGCCTCGTCTGCGAGCAGGGCTCTGAATTTCGGGTAGGTACCCCGCCTGCCGAAGAAATAGCGGACGTCGTCGAAATCGGCTGGTAGGAACTGGCGAGCAAAATCCAGTACGAGCGGCTTGCCCAGGCCGAGCTTACGTTTGTCCGGAAGCGCGACATATTTCTCCTCGTCGTTGATGTCGTCCGGCAGTTCGTCGTTCATCTCGGCTGCGTCCGGAAAATCGGTTTAATAGTAGATTTTTTCCGGTCCGCTTGCAGACGAAAAACGGTAAATTCTCCCAAGTTGCTGCCGGTGTTGGCGAACTCGAAGGCCTCGACAATGTCTTGGATACTTAGTGGCATGGCTTTTGGCTGCAGCCCGATTAGGTGTCATACGGATCCAGATCCCGGATATGATCCGTGATCCCAACCAGCCCCGTTCAACGGGCAATCCGCCCTTCCATTCAATGCGAATCGTAAGAATGCTCCGATCATGATGCTGGCGCCTGTTCTCACCCCGCGTGGTTTGCTGGTTCTCAGGGAGACGGGGGCCGCGCCTGGGGTGGAGTCCGAAGCGCATCCTCGGCTGGCAGAAGCATTTCTGCGGGGACCCGGACATGGGCTGTTGCGCCTGGGCGCCGATGAAGTCGAGACGCCTCTACCTCCGGTGTTGTCGTATTGGCGTGAGTTCGGAGCTCGCTACGTAACTGCGCTATGTGCCGTTTCCGGTATCGCAGATCGGTCTACCAAGCCGCCAGTTGCAGTTCCGGTCGATAGCGAACTGGACCACATGGTAGCGGCCGTTCCGCCCATGATGGGCGGCGAATACCTGACGGCGGATTTGCTGTCCAATCTTTGGCGAGACATGGATGCAGCGTTTGATGCCGAACTGGCTGACGCCAGGCTCTCCGTGCAGGAGTTCCTCAGCGGCCGACATCCCGCCTGGAACCTGATCGGCCGCGTCCATTTCAATCTCGCCGAGAACAGGCAGGACGAAGTTGCCCCGTTTGCGTTCCTGGTAACCTACACGACCCGGCTTTCGGCCGAAGCCAAGGCCCAACATGTGCCTCTCGGCAAGGCCTTGCAGGAATATGCCGGTGCGAGAAATCGCGAGCGCTTGCTGTCGCTATTGCAGCCCATCCAGCGCGCCGCCGAGCATTGCGCCTGGCTGAAGGTTATGGTCGACGCGGGCGAGATCTTTCATCCGTTGCGCTGGAGCCCGCAGCAGGCGCTGCAATTCCTGAAAGACGTGCCCACGCTAGAAAGTGCCGGGGTTGCGGTGCGGATGCCGGCGAGTTGGCGTCTGAACCGTCCTGCGCATGCGCAAGTCAAGGCGACGATCGGGGGGCGAGCGCCATCCCAGATGGGGATGGATGCGTTGCTCGATTTCCGAATGGAAGTGACGCTCGACGGTGAAAAGCTTTCGGCGGCCGAAATCAAGCGGCTGCTTGCCCAGTCCGACGGGCTGGTCTTGGTCCGCGGCAAATGGGTCGAGGTTGACCATGAGCGTCTGCGCCGGACTCTCGATGAATTCGAAGCGGCCGAACGGCGTGCCGCCAACGACGGCCTGTCGTTCGGCGAGGCAATGCGCATGCTGGCTGGCGCCAACATCGCCGAGAAGGATTCCAGTGGACAATCGGATGTCGACTGGAGCCAGACCGTGGCGGGTCCCTGGCTGGCAGAGACATTGGCGGCCTTACGCCGCCCCGATGGGCTTGCTCGGATCGATCCTGGTAAATCTCTTCAAGGCTCCCTGCGCTCGTATCAGCTGGCGGGCGTCCAATGGCTTTACTTGCTCACTCAGCTCAGGCTTGGCGCCTGCCTTGCCGACGACATGGGTCTCGGCAAGACAATCCAGGTTCTATCGCTTCTGCTCGTGCTGAAGAGTGAGACCAAAGGCAGCCGACGGCCATGTCTTCTGGTGGCCCCGGCTTCGCTGCTCGCCAATTGGCTTTCGGAAATTGCCCGGTTTGCGCCGGACTTCAAGGCGCGCGTGGCCCACCCATCGGCTGCACCAGCCGAGCAGTTGAGCGCGAACGATGCGGGGAATCCAGACGCAGACCTGGTGATCACCAGCTACGGATTTCTGGCGCGCTCGCCTTGGCTGACGACCGTGCCGTGGCGATTGGTCGTGCTTGACGAGGCGCAGGCTATCAAGAATTCGGCCGCCAAGCAGGCCAAGATGGTCAAGCAACTCCAGGCCGATACGCGCATTGCACTGACGGGCACCCCCATCGAGAATCACCTCGGCGACCTCTGGTCGATCTTCGACTTCATCAATCCCGGGCTGTTGGGATCTTCAAGGCAGTTTTCGTCCTTCGTCAAAGGCCTCGCCGATCGGCCGCATAACCCCTATGGCCCACTCCGCGACCTGGTGCGACCCTATATCTTGAGACGTCTGAAAACCGACAAGAGCGTCATTGCCGATTTGCCCGACAAGACCGAGGTGAATGCCTTTTGCTCCCTGAGCCGCAAGCAGGCAGCGCTCTACCAGCAAGCGGTGGAGGAGTTGGCGCGGCGCCTTGAGGACGTTGACGGGATGCAGCGAAAAGGCCTGGTGCTCGCCATTCTGATGCGGCTGAAACAGATCTGTAACCATCCGTCGCAATGGCTAGGCGATGGGGCGTGGACTGAGCAGGACAGCGGCAAATTCGAGCGGCTGCGTGACATCGCGGAGGTCATGGCCGCCCGGCAGGAGAAAGCATTGATCTTCACCCAGTTCAAGGAGACGACAGCCCCACTGGCGGCGTTCCTGGGTTCCATTTTCGGGCGGGCAGGTCTCGTCCTGCATGGCGAAACCGAGGTCAAGAAGCGCAAGGACCTCGTGCGCCAGTTCCAGGACGACGAAAATGTCCCGTTCTTCGTGCTCTCTCTCAAGGCGGGCGGTGCAGGGCTTAATCTCACCGCCGCCTCGCATGTCGTTCATTTCGACAGGTGGTGGAACCCGGCCGTCGAAAACCAGGCGACAGATAGGGCCTTCCGAATCGGGCAGACCAAGAATGTCCTTGTGCATAAATTCATCTGCAGGGGCACCGTGGAGGACAAGATCGATAAGTTGATCGAATCCAAGAAGCAGCTTGCCGGGGATTTGCTCGGCTCCGCACCGGACGTTGTGTTGACCGAGATGAAGGATGATGAACTGCTGAAACTCATGGCCCTCGATCTGAACGCAGCAACAAGGGAAGCGCCCGGATGAGCGATTTTGATTGGCCCGCCTATGTACCTGTGGCCGAAAAGCGGCGTCTGGCAGAACGAGAGCTGGCCAAGCTTCGGAAACGAGGGCAATCGATTGCTCCCGTGACAATCGAGGGCCGCACGATTGCAAAGACCTTCTGGGGCAAGTCGTGGTGCATCAACCTTGAACGCTATAGCGACTATGCGAGCCGTGTGCCGCGTGGCCGAACCTATGTCCGCAATGGTTCTGTTCTGGACCTGAAGATTGCAAGGGGGGAGGTCGCGGCGATGGTTGCGGGCTCTTCGCTCTACAAAGTCAGGATCGCGATTGCGCCGGTGAAGGCGACGTGCTGGAAGGCCATCTGTCGGGACTGCGGGGGCGCGATCGACTCCCTAGTCGAATTGCTGCAGGGCCGTCTGGCCAAGGGGATCATGGACCGGGTCTGCCGGGAGGGCGACGGCCTGTTTCCGTCGCCCAAAGAGATCAAGCTGTTCTGTAGCTGTCCGGACGGGGCAGACATGTGCAAGCACGTTGCGGCGGCTCTCTATGGCGTTGGCGCCAGACTCGACGAGAGGCCCGAACTTCTTTTCGTTCTGCGAGGCGTGGACGAGAAGGAGTTGCTCGCGAGTGCCGGACAAGACCTGGTGCGAACCAAAGCAGTGCCCGACACCGCCAAGCTGCTTGATGACGGCGATGTCGCTGCGCTGTTCGGACTGGAGATGGCCGAATCCACGGCTTTCGATGCCCACGCTTCCCCAGCGCCAAAGCGGCCCCGGGGGTCAGGGACATCGAGAGGGAACGAGGGGCCTGTCGTGACAAACGTATCTGCGGCGAAGAAAAGTAAACCATCTCCTGCGGCCCGGAAAAAGTCAGGACGCAAGGCAAGCTCTGCCAGCACCGTGAAGGGAGGCGCGCGACGCGGGTCTTAGCATTCGGCGGAACGCACGCCTGCCAGCTGCGGCACCGAGGGGGCCGCATCTTCCCGTCCAGCGAATATCGCCTCTTTGTCGCCGCCCCAGACTCGTATTGATCGATTGTTCTGCCCGCAGAGGTTAAGTCTGTGACACTGGCGATCAATATCCGGGCTGATATCGGCTCGGCAGACGAGATCGAACGCCTGTGGGACCAGGTCGGCGCGTTCGAGGTCGAGCCGTCAATGCGCGCGCTTGGCTACCGGCCGCATTTTATGTTCGCGATTTACGACGAGCCCGCGATCGACGCACCGATCCATGGGATGCGATGCTCAAGGCCGTCGCCGGTCAGGCGCCGTTGCTTATCGAGTTCAGACGCATTCGGTGGTTCGAAGGCAGCCCACTCGTGCTCTGGGCGGAGCCAACGCCGAATGACGTCCTCGCGCCGTTGCACGGCTCGATCAGCGCCGTCATTGATCCCGCACACTGCCGTCCTCATTACCGGCCGGGAGTGTGGACCCCGCACTGCACGCTCGGCATGCGCATCGCCGACCAACGCCGCGATGGCGCCATTGCCTTTGCACGGTCGTTCGACCGAAGAATCGAAGTGCTGTTCGATGTCGCGGACTGCGTCGCTTTTCCACCGGTGCGGATCGTTTCCGAGCAGAGATTGTCGCCGTAGCTTGCGGGATAAGTAGCGCGCAATTGCCCGACGTGTTGCGGGAGGAGAGCCAGTCTAGTCCTCCACCTCCAACCCATCCCCATGCACGTACCACTCCGCCCGCGAGGCCCACTGCACATTCCGGTCTGGCGTCGCGCCGAGCGGCCCGTCGAATGCGCCAGCGTGGATGATCGCCTCGCGGCCGCTGCGGGTGAGGTGCGGCATGGGGCTGCCGCAGATCTTGCAGAAGGCGGTCGCAAAGCTTCGCGCCGTCGGCAGATCGTAACGTGCGAGCGAGGATTCGCCGCGCAGCCATCGCAGTGCGGAGGCCTTCACGCCCGCCGGCTCCTGCGCGATGGGTCATCTCGGGGCATGCGACCCCGGGTTGTTGAGGTTATACTAGAGCAGAATCCGGATCAGCTTCGAGGAAACCTCATGTGGGGTTCGCTCAGCCGGCGTGCTGCGTTGTTGCAAACCGTGGGGCTTGCGGCCGCGGGCATGGCCGCGGCCGTTCCCGTGCCCGGCCGGACGGCATCGTCGCTGGCGCGCAGCCGCGAGATCGACGGCGAATTGTTGGCCGGCGTCAGCGCGCAAAGGATTCCCGGCGTGGTGGCAATGGCCGCGAACGAGCAGTCGGTGCTCTACGAGGGCGCCTTCGGCTTGCGCAACGGCGATGCGGCCTCGCGCATGTCGACTGATACGATCTTCCGCATCGCCTCGATGGTCAAATTGCTGACGTCGGTCGCGGCGTTGCAACTCGTGGAGCAGGGCAGGCTGCATCTGGACGAGCCGGCCGCCAATATCGATCCGGCGCTTGCTGCGATTCAGGTGCTCGCTGGTTTCGATGCGAAGGGTGCCCCGCAACTACATCCCCCCGAGAGGCCGCTGACACTGCGCCATCTGTTGTCGCACACCTCCGGCTTCAGCTATCTGCTCTGGGATCCGAAGCTCGCCCGCTATCTCAAGGTCGCGCGCGGCAGGCCGAACCTGCCGCGCATGCCGTTGATGTTCGAGCCCGGTGCAAGATGGGCCTATGGCGGCAGTCTCGACCGCGTCGGCCGGATGGTGGAGATCGCGAGCGGCAAGCCGCTCGAGCGCCATTTCCGCGACCACATCACAGGTCCGCTCGGCATGAACGATACCGTCGTCGCGCTCGATGACAAGCAACGCGCGCGAGAGGCCAGCCTGTTCGTGCGGGACGCTCAGGACAGGCTTCTGGCGCAGCCGCTGGAAAAGCCAGGCGGGAGCAAGGTGTTTCTGGGGGGAGGCGGGATCTATTCCACCGCGTCCGATTATCTGACTTTGCTCCAGGCGCTGCTCAATGGCGGAAGCCTGCGCGGCAACCGCATTCTTCAGCCTGGCACGGTTGCGCTGATGTCCGAAAACCAGATCGGCAATCTCGAGGCCGGAATCCTCAAGACGACCAATCCGGCGCTCTCGAACGACGTGGACTTCTTCCCGGGCACCCATCTGCGATGGGGGCTAGGCAATATGATCAACCTCGATCCCGTCCCGGACGGCCGCAGCGCCGGCAGCTTGACCTGGGCCGGCCTGTTCAACACCTACTACTGGATCGATCCGGCGAAGCGCCTCGCGGGCGTCATCATGATGCAAATCCTGCCGTGCCGTTCGCGGACCGCCAAGCGCTGAATGTCTATCGCCAATTCGAGCACGGGATTTACCGCGCGTTGCGGCAGCCCTGATCTTTTACGGCGCGCGAGCTTGCGGCATCGTCCGCAAGTGCGATAGTGCCTTGCGCTCATCTCGAGGTCAGTCATGTCTCCCAAGATCCCACCTGCACCCGCCGACGCAACCTCACGCCGGGCGGCCAAGCCGACCGTCGTCTATCCCGCCGCTTCAATGCCTGGGCCCGATATGGCCGTGCTGGAATCCGCGCGGCAGACGATGATCAAGACGGAGGAGATCGTGGTGCCGCCGCGCGATGCCCGTGCGTTTCGCGTCTCTCGCGGCCAGTTCTTCCGCATCGTCAGCATCGAGGGCCCGCAGGTCGGCGACCTCAATCTCTGGAACGCTCACGATCTCTCCGAGCGCTTCTT
This genomic interval from Bradyrhizobium sp. CB82 contains the following:
- a CDS encoding GNAT family N-acetyltransferase, whose product is MQLPIRIVTDNPLDPQVRQMIAESDEYYSDLYPAESNHLFDPVSLCAPNISFYAARRGEDIVGFGAVVAMDGYGEIKRMFVDPKARGEGVGRRLLEEIERRAVALGLPVLRLETGVRQPEAISLYRTHGFHEIAPFGDYKIDPLSLFMEKNLPTQMAIS
- a CDS encoding phosphocholine cytidylyltransferase family protein, with translation MKAVMLAAGRGSRLNSITDACPKSLVDVGGTPLLLRTLEALKRSSVSEVVVIVGYLHEQMSRAIRERFDEEFCRIVRNPDYSRGSGSSLRCAADHLDEDVLLMEADLLLDRRAIGRMLQVENGLAMGRFQQGGREGKITAKEGIITRMEWGDQSTPASGDWVGLTKLSGNAASFLRRRLRETEAMVEEEFQYYTTYVFELVDQFEFRAVDIDDLAWIEIDNEGDLSRARRHVAPCIDSAVEN
- a CDS encoding amidohydrolase, producing the protein MASLPTNDICAASRLADHLSGRQASLTDLRRALHACPELGYKEVQTASTIAEQLRAIGVDEIHQGIAGTGIVGVLRGEEGDGPVVGLRAELDALAMEEANEFSWRSKRPGVMHACGHDGHMAALVGAMDYLAKHRQFSGKICAIFQPAEEGGAGAKAMIDEGLLERFALSSVYSIHNAPWVPFGEVVANAGPMMAAADRLEILVEGAGGHGGIPHKGTDAILAAAAVIQSVQSIVSRNIDPLDAAVISFGGISAGSMEQYNVLPGCVRIIGTVRTFRPEIQDLIEDLLHRTAANTASAFGAKASVKFTRRYPATVNAREKAQIVLGVAESLFGSQRTHTDLPPSTAGEDFAFMLQAVPGAYIWLGQGNGEQPESLHSPRYDFDDRLIVPAAALFVRLAEKELEARRA
- a CDS encoding LysE family transporter, which encodes MTMYLGTLASIALMQLLGAASPGPNFFIVTSYSLAGSLRRGLLAVAGILAGSLCWALLAAAGLGVLVTAMPSLYAALRIAGAAYLIWVGVKMLFGTSRSRSGASKLETIDTDWQVVRAGFLTNMANPKSIAYYSSIFVAVFPADPPTWLFWAAVSTAVTVSAVWWISVAALFSLVPVRRAYERFKAKINTILGIALICLGLRMAIFR
- a CDS encoding phosphotransferase; translation: MSPSPQPDDGVRGSQAGAAAHFGRALLEPFGFALSECELLQSAENDTFRVMLRSSDRNIADDSGFLLRIHGYQTAESVDEECEWLEYVRAVTPVRVPEPYRLFSDGWAGVVGVAGPRAGRAFSLLRWVPGTAMDGSRPNGAEFRRLGELTARLHVAARSWPSAKLAGRPTWDAAGLFLGVNGFGCIDSAGWKAIPSHCDRQFRWTVRYLTQLLEGLRGSPDAMGLIHGDMHFGNAIDMEDSLAIIDFDDCGTGFLVYDIASSLRPWRFDIDWPTLKSVYCRGYESVCELPIGIELLDAFIVARHLATTLWAASRCETCPALAQTLPARLAATANAIAALLPVDTTIEAPSGSEVAGL
- a CDS encoding methyltransferase, with product MTRLQTSIENADMQCTLARHLDASVIEGVGRYLRAAGLGDAIDFERRMQFDRFEPWMCGASTQEGAAASLYETLHCGRASRSAYIPPPQLNALSECNLAQFSDGEMLPGRWRLSHFRNLFCASDVAPSRASQVYVGDDSLLFSRFLLSQPRMDRGLDIGSGSGLSTVALAQNCRDVVGIDVVAECSDAGYLTAGLNGVSSRCSFLASAVEEFTPQTRFDIVAANPPGVPVPAGITYSPAGNGGKDGTVNVLRFLEAGAEFCRGDGMLAMRFQSVGNDREIFAIRTIADLARARRWDVEFFTDILVPIEVRTALTVRNAQSLNPEIPKDTLLGRLDQEMKHLGATTYSSSSLRVRLGGSGQVTSQACHTGLSLDARIRNRRSVLTRSDIDSTLQKFIVAIGNMPGIYWRLADWTELTKMIREFETVCQSIVGAESPREALALVYPHSLSGPYVRPRALAIPFLAAVQSLCLTGAIKIEREIHAASH